CGGAAGCCCATCCTTGTTGGCCACGCTCAGCAGGGCGCTCTTGGTGCTGGTCATTGGGCTGCTATTCTAACCCCGATCCGACGTTCTCCTGGTCGCGAACGGGACGGGGCGGGTCCGCCGGAGCCTTGCGCGGAGGCGGATCGATCACGGGTCCCCGCCACGGCATCGAGTACGTCATGGTTTCTTCGAGAATCGATAGCCGGTGAAATCACCGTTCGCGTTCTTCCAGGCAGACAGCCAGAGGAAGGAAGCCGCGGTGACGCCTCGAGAGTAGCTCAGAGAGAGCTCTCCATATGGGATCGACCGGTAGTCGAAGCTCTCGGCCGGCAGGACTCGTCCTTCCTTCCAAAACGCGGTCTCGAGCGGCTCGATAGACGCCCGAGTGGCGTCACTCAGTCGCGACAGGAGATCGGGGACCGAGGCGCCATCGAGAGGCGACGGAAGTCCCCTGTCGAACACGAGTGGAACTTGATCGAGATTCAAGCCGACGAAGCGCAGGTATTCGGGCGCGATTCGCCGGAGATCGGCCCTTCCCGCGCCCACGACCGTGGGATCCGCGAGGTCGGCGGCGATCCGAAGGAGCTTTCCAAACTCCTGCGCAATCTCGTCGAAGGAGTCGTGCTCGTCCACCATACGTACGATGCGCTCGATCCGCGACTCGACGTCCCCGGCGAGATCGGCAGACAACGTGCCCTCCCGACCGTCACGGGCGAGGCTCGAAGCCGTGGTCCCCTCCAGAGAGGAAACTCCTTCCGAAACCGCGTCGCTGCGCCGCCAGAGAACCCGGGCGAGAGACGGTGGAAGCAAACGCATAGTGTCGAAGACCATGCTTCGGTAAGCCTCGGCAGGCCACGCGTCGGCTGGCGCTGAAGAACCCGCCAGGAGAACCGGCAGAATCGCTGCGGAACCCAAGCGCAGCGGGAACGGGATTGGCACGGATGCTACTTTTTCGGCCGGGCGACCACCGAGACCTTGCCGTTCTTCACGGCAACGCCAAAGTCGACTTCCTTGAACCCCCGGCTTTCGCGCAGGTGCTCGGCCTGTTTTTCGAGCGTCTTGCGAAACGACTCGTAATCGAGCTTCGAAGTGGCTTCACCCGCCTTCCTCTTGGCGCTCACGTAGCTGTCGAAAACCTCGCGCAGCGGCTCGTCGGTCTCCGGCGGGGGTACGTCACGAGGGCGAGTGTGGATCTCGCGGCCGGTCGGAAGCCGTCCTTCTTCCTTCATGCGCACCCTGCGATTCCACATTTCCATATAGGTGTTGAACTTGGCCTGGTTCATCGCAAAGATCGACTGTTCGGTCAGGTTCGTCGGGGGATTTACCGAGTACTTGCGCACGATGTTCGCGATCCGCTTTTGAGTGGCCCAGGGTGGTTTTCGGAGCGCACCGGAGAACCACTGCTCGAACTCACGCTCGAGGAGCTTGAACAACCGATTGAACATCGCCATGTCGTCCTGAAAGCTCATTCGCGAACGAACTCCTCAATCTTCGTCTTTCTTGAAGAACCAGAAAAGCGGTAGCCAGAGCTCCCGCGCATAGGGGACTCGCTTTCCCTTGACGAGAACTTCACAGCTAGGGTCGTCGCCTACGAGCGAGAAGAGCTCGTGCAGCAACCTGACTTCGTCGATGCCGAAGGTGGCATAGTGTCGCAGAAAACGGCCCCGGTTCTCGGTGCGGTATCCACGCCCCTTCTGGGCGAGCACGACCGCCGAGTCGTAGCTCCCGGTAGCGACATCCGCCGGCGGGCCGAACACGACGGTTACGGTGAACTCCTTCGGCGCGCGCTCGGGGTAGAGAATCTCGATCATCTCGGGATCGAGGTGGGAAAGATCCTGCTCCTCCTTCTCGATGATCTCGGGAAGGCGCTCGATGTAATTGCGCGCTCGCTCCACGGGCATGTTCGATGTTTATGCTAGAATGCTAGCCCCGATTCGGCAAAAATGCCAGCATGGAACTCCGTCGAATACCGAGCGTCGAGAAGCTTCTCGCTCGCGATGGATTCACGGCACTCATCGACCTGTACGGACGGACGGGTGTCGTTGCCGCGACGCGCGAAGTACTCGAAGCACTGAGACGCGACCTCGCTCTCGGAATGACCGAAGAGCAGCTCGAGGCTGCCTTGGACGACATCGAGGCCGCCATCGACGAGCGGCTCGAGAGGAGCGTTCGGCCTTCTCTCGGTCGAGCACTGAACGCGACCGGCGTTCTGATTCACACGAACCTCGGTCGCGCGCCACTTTCTCCGGCGGCGCGCCGGGCCATCGCCGAGGTGGCCATGAGCTACAGCAACCTCGAGCTGAATCTCGAGAACGGGAGCCGCGGCAGCCGGCACCAGCACGCGGCCCATCTGCTCTCACGACTCTTCCCCGGAACCAAAGCTCTCGTGGTGAACAATGCCGCCGCCGCGGTGATGCTGAGCCTGAAT
This Vicinamibacteria bacterium DNA region includes the following protein-coding sequences:
- a CDS encoding MXAN_5187 C-terminal domain-containing protein, whose translation is MSFQDDMAMFNRLFKLLEREFEQWFSGALRKPPWATQKRIANIVRKYSVNPPTNLTEQSIFAMNQAKFNTYMEMWNRRVRMKEEGRLPTGREIHTRPRDVPPPETDEPLREVFDSYVSAKRKAGEATSKLDYESFRKTLEKQAEHLRESRGFKEVDFGVAVKNGKVSVVARPKK